The stretch of DNA tgttttaattatcacaaaaacaaatattacaatgtAACACGCCAGTCATTTTGGTTACATTTGTAACACCAATGGACCTTTTCATTtagaacaaaaataaacatttctagtaTCTGGACCAGAATCTGGACCAGTAAGATCAATCAAAGGTCTGCTTAATGTAGCATGGGTCTACTTCCCTCTCTGAAAACTGAGGACTTGCACCAGtcttgaaaagcaaaaaaaaaaaaaacatagtccTTTTTTTAAGGTAAGTGTCCCTCTCTATGAGAAGACTGCTATGCAACTGACTTAGCAAAATAGTGGTGAAGTTGGTTGTCATCTCAAGCCAGCTTTGAAACTTTGTGAGCTCTTTTGCTGTCAATACATAAAGCTCTTTCTTTTATGGTAGCCATATTAAAATGTGTGAGTCAGAACACAATgaacattacaaatattttttccaCAGATGTGAGTGCCAATTGGACCATGTGGCTATTTCTCTGAAAGAGGccactttcatttatttaatggtCTCTCACTAATGATGCCATTTATTCTGTGCACCATTGAttggaaaactgaatttttcAAGGAAACACTTCCACTAATGTCACATCCACTTTTCTCCATTGCAATAGCATATGACTTCTGAGTTCTGGCAACTGCCAGCATACTTTTCAGACTGCATTTCTTGAAGAATTCatctaaaataatagataaaaaaaaaaatctcatctaGAAACCATGTTTAGTGTTTAGTCAGATGTCGCTGTGTCGCAGTCTTCTCTCTTTGCTATCTCTTCGAAGGCTGGGCCGATCATCCAAACGTGTAACCTCCGTGCAGCACACGTACTGTTTCCAGATCTTAACGAAAGCATTCCGGAATTTTTTAATGCGAAACGCATAAACAATGGGATTGACGGCAGAGTTGCCATGACTGAGTAAGATAGCAATATAGAGCATGTACATGGAATTGTCACAATTAGGGCAGAAGAGAGTGATACAATTCAGGATATGCAAAGGCAACCAGctaacagcaaacaaaaaaagcaccagGGCAAGAGATTTGGCCAGCTTTAGTTCTTTTCCGTAATATCGAGTAGGGTCGGTCTGGTTGGTAGTGACTTTCTTATTAAGCTGCTTGTGGATCATGTAGAATATCTCAGCGTAGATTAGCAACATGAGAACGAGAGGTGGCAGTACCCAGCCGAAGAAGTTGAAATAGACCATATACTCCATACTGATGACGTTCTCAAACTCACAGGTTACAAGAAGGTCAGCTCCTAGAGTGCCGTTGGTCTGCCGTAGCTTCTCCAGATTGTTCCAGCCCAACATAGGCGTCAGGCCGACTACAATGGACACCATCCAGCACACCACAACAGCTGTGCCTGCACGCTTAGGAGTCACCACTCTTTTATAGCTGTGGGGGGGGGGAAATTATACTTTCAAAATTGACAATTAAAGCGTTAGATcgcccaaaattgaaaatgttctAATTTTCTTACCCTCATAACATACCagttgtgtatgaatttctttcttctgctgaacataagcaatcgtttttagaagaatatctcagctctgttggtcccgaactttgaagctccaaaaagcacataaaggcagcacaaaagtaaaaatgacttaaatattgatctgtttcacccacacctattacatcacttctggaaatatggatttaaccactagagtcatataggttaattttatgctgcatttatctgctttttggagcttcaaaattctggtagctattcacttgtattggatggactaacagagctgagatattcttctataaaaacGTGTTTTGCAGAAGTAAGTTATCCACATTTGGGATGTCATGAggatgagttaatgatgagaacatttttgggtgaactatccttaaaggtgcactaagtactTAAGGACTTACACTGACCCCTAGGTCCTGGAAGATGcatcaatagtttttagttacagATGCCAGAAATTCACTATATACAGAgagccataattaatttaatccttgagtgaaagtgtccaataacagggcggttactgagattaagcaagtagtaggCTATTCGGCTGGTCACGTGATCCTAAAATGGAAGCCCCCCTTGAAGGGACCCTcccaatgtttaattaaaaaaaacttttataagattactgatatgactggagtcttcttcTTATTTGGATGTCTAAGAATTcatacatatgtttaaaaattacaatgaattccttaaggagtaaaacatttttattggggaaaaattactgagtgcacctttaagaaaaatacaagcaatatatgaaagtatgcataaACATTAATGACTAAAATTAGGTCTATTTTTAAGGAAGTGCCTAGTCttaactttaaaatttgttttggaaCTGCAAATGCATGGATGACAGCCTCTTAATATGGAGTAAATAATTTAGATCCCTTTGAATAATCGTATGGAAATTAAAGGTCAGTGATCCACTACACAAACTCTGCTAGGGCGGACACACATTCAGATTCATCGACAATACCTTCTCTGTACAAAGAGCAGCAGGTCTTTACAGATAGCACAAATGAGGCTAGTGAAGGATGCCATCCACTCAGCTGGCAAATTGGCACAAGTCAAACAAGCAAATAACTATGCACTTGTCCAGTTTCATTACAGCACACAAACTCAAACCAGGTTAAGAATGTTAGAATTCGATTTACTTTTTTTATCTTTTCCTCTGTGACATGACACAGAAAGAAGGTACAACAGTCTCTCTTAAGTGTCATTTTTTGTTATTCTTTCTTTGTTTAGAGTCATCTATATGCATTTGAATATTTTTTGGTTTTACAACTTATGTAAAACATGGAACTACAGCTTCATTGTCTTCACACAAAAAAGGCAGGGCAGGAAATTAGGCTGTTATCGTTTGATGGTGAATTAAAAGAAACTTCCATAACCAGCAATAAATTCAGGAACTatgcataaaataaaatttaaaaaaagccaATTATCTATTGGTTAAATCTGTCTTAACCCTTGTATGACCTTTgggacagttttgtcttcttCGGGGTTTTTTTTCTTTCGATCATGTTGGCTGCGTTAATGCCAACAGATTaatttttgccaaaggtgtgtatttttaggGGAATTTCTCTCTTTTAGGGTAATTTTGATATTTGATAATTCAACCTCAGTCCCTATAATACATCGTATATAATACATCAAtacaacttgacttgactttaaacCATGGGTCTGTTCGCACTTACacaagcgcgcacacacacactgagactcGTGTCGCGACCGACAAATAGAGCTGCACCCCCACTATTTAATCAATACAACAATTTCTATtatccaaaatattttttaatgtttcaatgtatttcgcCCTAAACAACCTCACATAGCAATAGTGGAAGAACCCGCGGCCCTAACCCtctctaattttttgagtttctctctttcgatcccCCAAATAcaatctcacagacacacacacgtgtgtaaACGCACTAAAGTGTTACTCCAGTAAGTCCTCGAGTAAAGCCCGTTCCTAGTTCTAACgtgaatttcttccttcaaataggttgtgtatgaaggcactccccatatgcgttagtaacgcaatgtcaagtggactgaagtcgtaagggaaccagaaaatgtctttaggtgtggtaaccatggtataagtggaataattgatgacagactgttgaattgttgaaaaataatgcacacccgagctGTAAcacgggtgtgcattatttttcaacaattcaacagtccgttgtcaattattccttataAATAATGTATGCCATTAAAGCATACAATCACAAATTATATGGtgttatgctttcattccagagccctggcttagaaattagattttttttgtaaatattttccaccagatggcacctGGTAGccaatggagcaaatacatgcttttttcctattttctgtattatagagtACTGCAGGACAATTGAGAGTGTGTTTTGTACGTGTGTAttgggaaatgtgtgtgtgtgtgtgtgtgtgtgtgtgtgtgtgtgtgtgtgtgtgtgtgtgtgtgtatttatcactttgtggggaccaaatgtccccataaggatagtaaaacccgaaatgtttgaccttgtggggacattttgtcggtccccatgaggaaaacagcttataaatcaaactaaattatgttttttgaaaaggtaaaaatgcagaatgttttctgtgagggttaggtttaggggtagggttaggtttaggggatagaatataaagtttgtacagtataaaaatcattatgtctatggaaagtccccataaaacatggaaacactacgtgtgtgtgtgtgtgtgtgtgtgtgtgtgtgtgtgtgtgtgtgtgtgtgtgtgtgtgtgtgtgtgtgtgtgtgtgtgaaacaacagtggcattatgtaaacaaactggcatttaaagggttaaaatcctaaaaatgaatgaatatttgttaGTAATGATCATGACTGATGTtagctaaatatttaaattagtgaaagtggaaaatatggCAGTTTTTGGACGATGACACATTTGTCCTCAAAGGGCCacttgtgtaactttttttaaattgacgcacaaTTTAAGCTTGAATTTCGAAACTGTGAAATAGTGCTTGTAATCtcaactaaaaaaacaaacaaaacaaaaacaggcatATAATAACAGGCATTTCATACTATCAGTCAAAACAGAACTGAGAATATAAAATGAAggacagaaaagaaaaaatgtaatcgTGAAACgaataaagtaaataatacaaACTGGCATCTTGATGTTACCTCATTGGTATCTTGACTCTCAGATAACGATCAATAGCAATAGCCAGGAGGGCAAGTATTGAACTTTGAGTTAGTACCAGTACAGTACATGCCACAAGCAGACAGCTGTAAAAATGAGTTTTCAATCCGATGCTTATGGTTATAGCCAGAGGGATAACAAGTGCTCCGATCGCAATGTCCGCCAGCGCCAGACTGACGATGAAGTAAATGGTCGTGTCCCGTAAAGATCGGTTAATTCTCACAGCCCAGACCACCATCACATTGCCAATAACAGAAGAAAGGGCAATGAGCACCTCCATGCCAATGTAAAGAGCAAGGACATCGGGCATCCTTGCGAGGTGTACGAGAACGTCTGTTGAACAGGATAAAAGAAGAATCCCAGGTTTAAAAATACGGAGCATTCATTCAAAGCTGGCCGTTTATTCTGGGTTACATCTCGCTGACAAAGTTACATTGCGCATAATGAATAAAGAAGTTGTGAGGATCGGAATCTCTCCTAAATGCATCCGCggcataatcatcatcatcacgtCCCGTCTCGAGTGTCTGGTAGTCCAGTTCCAAAATGATCCAAAATGAGTCACTTCAGACTCTTTACGAGCACATAGCCTACTCAGCGCATTAGATTCGGTCACAGTTCATCAGGACAGCGTGACTCAACACCTGTGCAAGAGTCAATCAAGACAGCCTATAGATGGATCAAAATTAAGTCCAGACAAATGTCAGTCGATTCTGTGAGGTTTGACGTTCACCTTAACTGAAGACAACGTCCGATGCAATAGTCTCCTCAATCAGATGCTCTATCACCAAGGAAATGCAAGAGAGCGCAGCAGACGTGCGTAACACCACATGATAACGTAATAAGTTGCAGGTACAGATAACTCCGTTATCGCAATTTATATCTCTAATCCTACGTTGAAAATTGATTGCGAAACATGGATTTCGCAATCGAATATACGCCCCTGTAGGCcttacacttaaagggataggtcagccaaaaataaatacaaataaactatctcatcatttactcgccctcatgccatcccagacgtgtgtcTTTCTTCtagagaaaacaaattaagattattagaaaatatctcagctctgtaggtccattcaatgcaagtaaatggtggccagaactttgaaggtcgaaaaaggacataaaggcagcataaaagtaattcacaaaactccagtggttaaatccatgtcttcagaagcgaaatgatatgtgtgggtgagaaacagataaatacttaagttatttataaaatataaatctcaactttcacttccaTATTCATCTTCTTTTGATATTTatcgattcacattcttcgtgcatattgccagcTACTGGCTGGTCATAGGTGGAgattgcagaagaaagaaagtcatagctGAGTTCGGAATTGCATATTATCATActtctcttactatttctgccatatacAGATATTGCACAAGTAGTATGAaaagtatgggtagtatgcaaaACAATTACTAAATAAACTtgatgaatatactgtatacttctaTAATGGTCATGTTTTCAATTTATGAATTTAAAGTCATATATacggtgcatccggaaagtattcacagcgcttacatttttccacattttgttatgttacagccttattccaaaatggattaaattcattattctcctcaaaattttacaaacaacaacccataatgacaacgtgaaagaagtttgtttgaaatctttgctaatttattacaaataaaaaatgaaaaaaatcacatgtattcacagcctttgccatgacactcaaaattgagatcAGGTGGATCCTGTTTCCAaagatcatccttgagatgtttctacaacttgattggagtccacctgtggtaaattcagttgattggacacgatttggaaaggcacacacctgtctatataaggtcccacagttaacagtgcctgtcagagcacaaaccaagccatgaagtccaaggaattgtctgtagacctccgaggcAGGATTgaatcgaggcacagatctggggaagggtacagaaaaatttctgaagcattgaaggtcccaatgaccacagtggcctccatcatccgtcaatggaagaagtttggaaccaccaggactcttcctaaagaTGTCCACctagccaaactgagcgatcaggggagaagggccttagtcagggaggtgaccaagaacccaatggtcactctgacagagctccagcgtttctctgtggagagaggaaaaACTTCCAGAAGAAAAACCATCTCTACAGCACTCcatcaatcaggcctgtatggtagagcggccagatggaagccactcctcagtaaaaggcacatgacagacTGTCTGGAGTTtgtcaaaaggcacctgaaggtctcccagaccatgagaaactaaattatctgctctaatgaaacaaacattgaacactttagcctgaatggcaagcgtcatatctggaggaaaccaggcaccgctcatcacctggctaataccatccctacagtgaagcatggtggtggcagcctcatgctgtggggatgtttttcagcggcaggaactgggagactagttaggatcgagggaaagaagaatgcagcaatgtacagagacatccttgatgaaaacctgctccagagcactctggacctcagacaggggcgaaggttcatcttccaacaggacatcgaccctaagtacacagccaagataacaaaggagtggctacgggacaacccagccagagcccagactttaacccgatttaacatctctggagagatctgaaaatatctgtgcaccgacactccccatccagcctgatggagcttgagaggtcctgcaaggaagaatgggagaaactgcccaaaaataggtttgccaagcttgtagcatcatacacaaaaaaacttgaggctgtaatttgtgccaaatgtgcttcaacaaatttcgagcaaaggctgtgaatacttacatgtgatattattttgaataaatttgtgTGATTAAgtgattaaatcaaaatgtatttgataaaatggtataaatgtttttaaaaaaaaatgccagcatgaacacaaataatttatataaGACATATATTTGAATTCCAACATATGGcatgaatgtactgtatatatgggcAAGTATCACAGTAGCCACAGTATTTCCATTTGATATGCTGGTTGCATAATTGCTTCTccattatttaaaagaaaaaatgaagTCATCAGAATTTTAAATGGACTCTTAATAGATGGCACAGTAACTTTGGCTACTCTGTGGTTTTTATATCAGTTATTGAGTGAAATTATTTAGATAAACGATACAGTTACATTATAGTGATTCATAATTGTGATTCTGCATGGAGAAATGTCAACGTAAAATATGGAAATGTTCTGGTTTGTATTTCCATATCATAATTTCTGGAAAGCAAGATGCAAATGAGTTTAATGTTTTCCTGTCCTTCCTTTTTGATGCCAAATGAAGGGCACCTCACTAATAGGCTTCACACTGTTTACATTGTCTAATACTATAAAACACTTTCTCAAAACCATACAGTACCAACAGTAGAAATAAATGTAGAAATTTAATGgataaagaatgtaaaaatgctaaagtAAAAACTATTAATCGGTTAACTGGTAATTACTTTACCATATACtgtgaaaattaatattttatttaaaagtattttacagtaaaatattgtaattatatatatatatatatattagaatgtAGTATGATTTACTGCATAATTAACAATGAGTATTTATATtataacaagacaatacatgtaccTTTATGGTAAACAATTGTtacatttacagtgaaaaacaataattggaTGTCACTGCATCATCCatcacattttgaaaaatgtacgtTTCATTTGGGTTTcatttatgttacattttatgttgtttagttcatgttaattgcattattttagtgttgtatttggtgttttgtgtttgtgtgactgaCAATGTGCACTGTCTATATGCATTTATTGGCCATTGCTCCTGGAAAGGCTACTCATGTTTAAATTTAAGTCGTCATACCATGGTGGTtaacagtacattttaaaagtacaacACAGAATTTCAAAGTTGCAGTGTGTTGGTATATtgacattatttaatttaatcatgtaTATAGTattgaactgtaaaatatacagtgcaGACACCAACACAACATTCCATAATGCCTGATACATGGTCACAGTATtttttactgtgattttctggcaaccacatctgttcttttacagtaaaatttacatttgtcaaaattgtACAGCTTTACAGCTCAGATGTGAACTCATTTAAGCTGAAAAGTTAGATTGAGAAAAATGATCAGTGTTCCATGTGCAGTTGGAAAAGAATGTCTGGATACGTTCAGAGTACAGCAAATGTAGacaattgcataaaaaaaaaaaaaaaatcaattcctGGTTATGTGTGTTCTGTATAAAGGacatgaaaacatcagtcatTCCTCATGCATTTACTTTCTCTACATCAGATCTCAAAATCAATAAACCTACAGTGATGTTTATGACCACAATACACAGCTACAGATTTTGTGAATGTTTAACAGAATTGATTGTATAAGCAAAGTGCTTTCACAGATCTCAATCGCCTCTCTCACAGACAGACAGCCTGGTGCGCACTTCCAAATCAATTGTGCATACTTAGAATAAGATGTGTTGAGCCACATTCCCCTTTGAGCAGTCATTGGTTAGGTTCCTAAGTTGGTTTGCCATCAGCAGGTGGCTTGTAAACAGACAAACAgcagacatactgtacatcataTAACAGGATGTATTCTCACCACTCATTATGTGTGCCTATATcaaaaaaaaagctaatatgATGCACTGGAGAACAGTGACCAAGCTTGTTGTTGATATTTTCTCACCATTTAGTTGACCATGTCAGGTGGGCTGCTTTTTATGCCACTACACTTTAAAACATGAATTGCTAAgaaaatgttaaaagaaaaatCAAAGCAACATGATGCATTGAGAATTCTCTCAACAACTGTCATAATAATTGTCTGCGGTGGCTTTCCTTGTTTATTTACTAAATgcaaatgtggcagggcggagggcggggccgggtcgtgatcctagaCCAAGCAGTCTACttggcgatcgtgatttcaagctcaattacatttcctatagcgccatctagccaTAGGCGGAGTTTGACATTCGAGCCAGGGgggggggcaaaaaaaaaaaaataaataataataattgtagcaGCTGGGACCTGCATGTCCtatcaatagacctttttcacactccaggttttggaacgcggaagtaaacgattgcagggtaaacttcgacaacggtgaatgggagatcacagcaaatattattttcacttacccatttgccccaagaccaaaagaaaaaatcaacTATTACGTTTGATTGACTTTCCATATaaggagaaaaatagagagtggtggaaTAAGACGTTAAAATTTGAgatgatgccaaatttactgtcactccctcaacagctttaatagaaaccccctcacagctgtggtaattaatttttttaacgaattccatggtaatataacacaaagcataatgttataaatttactctcaatattttaaaaattaataaaataaaaatattcctgagattttttttcaaattattttttaccgttatttatatatttttttattattatttttaatgcaaagaacataTATTCGTGAGATTTACGCTGCTACataaggcggaaacgcgtcatcgccgtctgtgaaaaaggtctattggggAACTCAGCACTAGCACATATGGACAAAACAAACAtgctaaataaacacatatttatttttaacccaaGAAAAAACAGTAGGCCTACAATACAATCATATTTGTAAACCGGTAGAACTTCGCATAAACAGCCACTTGACTTCGCATCGCATCTTCGTTCGGAACTTCGGACACAATTAGGATCAATGAAATGTGGACCACTTTTGCACTGTTAAAATATTATCTTCAACCAAAACGAAAAgatttttaaagtttttctttccttttttcaaaacacattgtggtaatgagaggGATTAAAAAACAAGTTAGGCCTATATTTCGCATTTTGTTGTACTTCAtggaacatttaaaacattttgagagggaaaaattaacacaatcacacaatactctccacttttgaaacacattGTGGCAAAGTTATATTTCGCATTTTGTTGTAGCCTACTtcatgaaacatttaaaacatttgggACAGCTGTGTTTTTCTCCAAGATCATCTTTGTTGGTGTTACCTGCAGCTAGCGCATCTGTGGGCGTGGAGTGAACGTCAGGACTGCTAgcggttgctgctgctgctgatccAGAGCTGCTCGGTGTTCCCTCCAATTTCACAGCAGTGTCTGTTTGCAGATCGTCATCATCGGTTACTGTTGTTTGTGTTGTATCCTTAGATCCCGATGAATGACTATTTGTGTCATTTGGAGCTCTACGTTTTAAAAATCTCCTTATGTCAATATTTTGGTGTAACGAGTCCGACCACATAACTGCGCTATTACATGGCCTATCACATGACCCAGagccctgaattttttttttgtttactaaaGCAGTATATAAAATCAGATGTATTACCTACCACCATTtagttgttttgtgttatttaaaatatttataatatctattttaaacaatgcaataatttttttttgttgaaaaaatgcAATTACCCGTTTCAGCCACCGGGGGGCAATGCTCGTGCCTCATTATCATTATCGTGCCTACACTGCAATGGCCAGATTtgaaagtgaaaaaggagttatattttggtctgttctcacccaaaaccaactggattctggccaccattcactttcattgtgaggacaaacagagctgagatatttttctaaaaatcttcatttgtgttctgcagaagaacaaaagtcatacgcttctgggatggcatgagggtgagaaaattatgaacaTCCCAATTTTTTTGAACATCCCAAAACTCTACACTATTAAATAATAACAACAGCTTAAATTTTATCATTGAATAGAGGTGTGCTGTTTGGGTTTCTAAGTAATAGAAATTAATTTACATATTATAGTATTTGAAAAAAGAATGCTGATATAAAGTTACTGCATTTCTTACAGTGTGAAATCTTT from Xyrauchen texanus isolate HMW12.3.18 chromosome 39, RBS_HiC_50CHRs, whole genome shotgun sequence encodes:
- the LOC127632942 gene encoding adenosine receptor A1-like is translated as MLRIFKPGILLLSCSTDVLVHLARMPDVLALYIGMEVLIALSSVIGNVMVVWAVRINRSLRDTTIYFIVSLALADIAIGALVIPLAITISIGLKTHFYSCLLVACTVLVLTQSSILALLAIAIDRYLRVKIPMSYKRVVTPKRAGTAVVVCWMVSIVVGLTPMLGWNNLEKLRQTNGTLGADLLVTCEFENVISMEYMVYFNFFGWVLPPLVLMLLIYAEIFYMIHKQLNKKVTTNQTDPTRYYGKELKLAKSLALVLFLFAVSWLPLHILNCITLFCPNCDNSMYMLYIAILLSHGNSAVNPIVYAFRIKKFRNAFVKIWKQYVCCTEVTRLDDRPSLRRDSKERRLRHSDI